atcatcaacctGCATTGATGACGAttgaacattggttggagtcaattctttaaccatctcctctaaaactactttgctacgtGGTTTGAGGTTtcagacatagtcattttccagaaaagtagcattcatagaagtaaacactttctttcctgaatgactatagaaaattccaccccgagtacctttaggatagccaacaaacatgcaatcttcagttcgcagttctaactttccttcctttttcctcaggacgcgGACGGGACACcctcagattctataatggcgtaaactaggttcatgtcCATTCCAACGCTCTAAATGtcttttggggattgatttagacggcacgacattgagaatgtcattcacagtttcaattacatgtccccagaacgaagttggtagagttgagtaactaagcatgcatctaaccatttccaataaagttctgttctggcgttccgctacaccattttgttgcgtaGTACCcagggtagtaagttgtgataaaatcccaagttcaattaaatgatcttggaactgcacatccaaatattctccacccctatcagatcgcaagatctttaatgttttacgtaattggttctaagccatcgctaggaattcctaaaactttgaaaatgtttctgattccctatgcattaggtaaagacatgagtatctagagtaatcgttaatgaaagtgacgaaatactcaaaaccaccattggcttgtacattcaaagttccacaaacatctaaatgcacaagtccaagtggttctttggccctatcaccctttgcagagaatggactcTTGGTAAGTttgccttctaaacaagattcccagacaagtaattcacctaaggtgagtttcctcaaaggcatgtcctttgtaagtctttgaatcctatcatagccaatgtgacctagtcccaagtgccataaatacgtcatgttatcggtcttttgatgtttattggtcctaggtttagctactttgaataaatcattgttaagagcaaggggttcgttaggtcgcaaaatataaagcccgttttccaaacatgcaatacacaattgcgatccattgaaagaaatgcatatattagaacttgtgaaagtcataacaaatcgttctaattgcaacatggaaactgaaattaaatttctactaaaattcggaataaaaattaaataatttaaaattaagtatttatttttgaacttcagacgagctattcctctagcttggaccgcaacgaacgcttcgttcccaactctaagctttaagccgccttcgtccacttcctcccatggtTCAAGAAgatgtaaagagttgcaaacatggttagtagatccagaatcaataatctaaacggatttatcattgtctaaaacacatgtttctaagataaatgaactataatcattacctttgtctttcactgctagaaacttggggcaatctcgtttctaATGCCCCTTCTCTCAaacacgatcctgtttccaagcccctagcgataacctagtcacaaccataatataaaacctcatcaacatgagtaaataaatacttctggaGCAAAagctagcctccgagacattgaatcctactcaactgggtagtaggatcgatctcaggcCCTTAAAATTAAGTTCCCACTGCTAAAATCCAAATTTGGGCAAAAATGCACAAGCCAGTCGCGACTTGGTCCTGAGGGTCaggacttgcccccaagtcaaagagcattTTCCTGGCCTTCAgggtgcgggccgcgacttgacctctCTTGGGTCGTGGCGTGCCCCCCAGGCAAAGCCTCCTTGGCTCCTGGTTCATCCCGGTCgtgacttgctagaacaaggtagCGAATTGACCACGAAACCAACCATTTTCTACgatttttcccacttaaaatcctccaaaaacctatccaaacatatccaaattccaaaatcaaagttctcaaacatcccaattatccaaaaccaataaaacccaagtctcaaaccatccaaaaatccatcaaaacataaaatccaatcaaagcttaaaaactttaaaagcttagaacttaaaacttggattacctccaattgagtagtttcccaactaaatcatctggctaataagcttctaatcttccctagaatcgctatgcctcgatccttgcttgaatctaagtcctaaaactcaagtttccttcgaaaatgcgaacgggAGTCGAAAAGGGAaccagagagagagaaagaacattttgaacgttcttttataattctgacaggttacttcaagcttaagtaacctcaagcaattcctaatgctcggggtcccaaaaacgcccccggggtaaaatagtcaaaattctcaaaatttcaccctgatctcactaactcccaatttatcatcaaatatttattctcattacccaatatcccggtaatgtgctaaataccccttgactctcgttgtgactttcccactggctcgcctcctaggatcatctcgtgctaagtaacccaagcataaccaaaaaataatgaagtaccacacacataccacatatatgccaaaatacccataacatgccaaattataaacaaaaatacatacatactctctctctctctctctccctctcgtaTCTTTCACTCACTCTCTTCATTCTCTCTCATAATAATGACATCCAACCATTTTTTCTCACAACAATGGGAACTCTCACACCGGAAACAAAAAATGGACATCGTACCTCCGGTACCGCCGATGCCATCTCTAGTTTCTCTTCTTcgcgttcttcttcttcttctttttcttcttctcattcttcttcttcttctttgcattttttttttctattcttcacattcttcttcatattttttgttgtttcaaatCTAGTATTTTTTGCAGATCTGTCTAAGTAACTGGTTACTGTCACGTTCTAGTTTTGTTTTCAGATCTGAGTTTTTTGTGGGcctagttgtaactagttaccttattcaattttcttcttctatatttAATGCTATTcttttttatatttcttcttcttctttttcaaatctgattttgcacttcatatttgattttttttcttccagcCCTAACTGTAACCGATTACCATCatgatttgtttaagttttttttttttttttgttcagctttaattttttttttccaaacttgtTTAAGTAACCAAGTACCATGGGGACTAAATCTTTTTAGGgatatttacaattatatacctataatataaaataattacaaaaattacctacaaaattttatttacaaaaataccttgccacgtcatcaaaaaaTACTGGATTATAAAAGTAATATACCtgaatttgaaaattttctgaaaTCCCGATTTTCCCGTTTTTCTGGGtttaaaaaagtaacattttggttacttaaaatgttaataagttacaaattagttacttttttcacCATTTTCTATATCgtttttttcaactttttttatttatttttcatggtACGgggcctctctctctctctctccattatACTCTTTTTTTTATTAGGTTCTTACATTCTCTCTTATCTTTAATTTCAAAAATCTTTTTCGACCACACCGCTAGTCGGTTGGACTCAAAAGTGGAATCATCGCGACCTACTCTTCAAGGTGATCATTTTGATGTGTGGGAAGCATATGTTTTTTGGTCATCACAGAAGAAGATGACCAGAATAAAAAAAGCAaccttttaatttcttttttatattgtgttgacaaaaagtaactaaattttaaacttgattaaaatttaatatactagaatttgtattcttattttacatttaaaagatactATATTGCATTCTAAACAACTTAAATTTATCTAAAAATATTCCAAGTAACTTTTTTTAAATAGATTATTTAGgatattgtttggtaacttttaaataaaatataaaaaaaattactgtataatatactaaaagtaacttttaagaataagctatatagtaatttgttatattttattgtaattcattagtttctaaaaaatgACTAATCGACAATGTAAAAGTATCTTAAGTAATAAGACACTATAATATAACTTCAAAATGACTAATCAGTATCTTAAGgtaaaaaagtttcaaaaaataagtattggaggtaaccaaaatgtatataaaataatgagatctttacaattatatacttataatgtaaaataattacaaaaatcaactacaaaattttatttacaaaagtaCCTTGCCACGTCATAAAAAATACCGgattctaaaagtaatataccTGAATTTGAAACTTTTTTGATGTTAAAATGAAAGAAAAGCACCAGATTATTTTCCCACTGTATTAGCTATAATAGAGCCTTCTAAATCAGACATACCCCACATTTTGTGGGACTCCACCCTTTGAGGAGCCAATCAGATTGCTAGGGAATATTTCTTGTTATAGCAGTTATACCTTTTTTGCCCTATATATACTCCTCTCTAATCATTGTACATTTATTGTGGAATTATTACACTGTGTATTGAAAATGCATTTCTCTGTTTTCTTCCTTTTTGTATTTTATCATTATCTTATGATTTGGTATCAGACGCCAATGGCAACTCCTACCTCTCACAGTGATTCCTTAGTCAGCAATGTGCGCCTTGCGGATCCTCCGGTTCTTCCACCAGCTGTCGATGCTCCACCACCAGCTCCAGCTCTGGTCGCCCCTGCTTTGTTAGCCCATGTTGCTCCTTTGCTCCAACCCCTTGCTCCGATTACCATTCGGTTGGACAGAGACAACTACCTCTACTGGCGTTCTCAAGTGCTTCCTGCTGTGCGAGCTCATGACTTAGAAGGCTATCTCTTTGGCACCAGACCCTGTCCTCCTCAGTTCCTTGATGCACCACCTGGCACTAACCCTGACGTGCCAAGACAGGTAAATGTTTAGTTTGCTCTTTGGATCTGCACTAATCAAGCTATATTGAGTTGGTTGTTAAACTTTATTTCTGAGACAATGTTAGGCCATGTTCTCCGCTGCCGTCTCTCTCAAGAGTTATGGTTTCTCCTTGAAAACCTTTTCACTACTCAGTCCCGTGCTCGCATACTCCAACTCTGTTTCCAACTTCAATCCCTCAAAAAAGGGTCACTGTCCATTCATGACTATGTCCTAAAGATGAAGTCCCTTGCCGATGGCCTCACCTCTGCTGACCAAGTTTTCAGTGATGATGACCTTATTCTATACATACTTGGTGGTCTTGGTCCCGAGTATGACTCGGTGGTTGTCAATCTCACCTCCAGGGGGGATCGTATTACTCTTCCTGAAGTGCATTTTCTTTTGCAAAGCCAGGAGATGCGCATTGAGCAACTCTCTATCTCATCTACTGATTTTTCTCCTCCTTCTGCTAACTTTGCAGCCAAAAACAAGAAAAGTTTTGTTCCATCTAACTCTGGCAGGTCCTCTAATTTCCGTGGTCGTGGTCAAGGGAGAGGTCGTGGAAACCAAAGTCATATTGTTTGTCAACTTTGCAGCAAACCTAGACATTGTGCTGCCAAATGCTATCATAGGTTCGATGTCGCCTTTGCTCCTCCCAGCTCCACTCAAAACTCTTCACATAGTTTTTCAATTGCTCAACATCGTGGTAGTGGACAACAAGTCTTTTTTAGCTAACTCAGGACAACAGCCCCAATCTGATGATGCCAACTGGTATATGGATAGTGGAGCTACGAACCATATCACTGACAATGCTGGCAACCTTCAAACTCAAGCTGAGTATAATGGTAAGACTCAACTCACAGTAGGTAATGGACAATCACTTGCAATATCTCACATTGGTAGCTTAGTCATTAAATCTCTTGCAAACTCTAAACATGTCAGGCTAAACAAAATTTTGTGTTCCTTACATTACAAAAAATCTCCTTAGTGTTTCTTAACTCACAAAAGATAATAATGCTTATGCCGAATTTTATGCTAACTCTTGTGTCTTGAAGGACATGGATACGAAGAAGGTTCTTCTTCAAGGGAAGGTTAGCAATGGACTTTATCAACTCACTGCACCATCAGCATGATCAACAAGTCACAATCTCACTTGCTTTTCTGTCTAGAAATCAGCCAATAATAGTCTTAGTGTTTGTCCAAGTCTAGAGTCTGTCAAGTCTTGTTTTCAAGTTTCTGTCAATGAGTCAAGTTTATGGCATCTTAGGTTAGGTCATCCTTCTCTTAATGTACTAAAACATGTTTTAATTAATGAGAAAAAGTCTTTAACTTCTAATTTACATTTCTGCTCTAGCTGCCAACTTGGCAAGGCACATCACAAAGCTTATCCCTCATCTCCAAAAGAATCAAAACAAGCTTTATAAGTAGTTCACTTGGACATATGGGGACCAGCCCCCACCATGTATATACATGGCTACCGATATTACATTCACTTCTTTGACGATTTCAGTCGGTACACTTGGATTTTCCCTTTAAAAGTAAAATCTGAAGCCTAAGCTGTTTTTAAAAATTTCCAAACTCAAGTTGAGCGACAACTGGGTACCACCATCAAAACTGTTCAAACCGACTGGGGGGGTGAATACAGAACTTTAGAACCTTACCTTAGAGCACTAGGAATCAAGTTTAGACATCCTTGCCCTCACACTCGTCAACAAAATGGTAGAGCTGAAAGGAAACATAGACACATAGTTGAAACCAGGCTTACTCTTTTAGCGCACTCTAGCATGCCTCAACGATTTTGGTTGGAAGCTTTCCAAACATCAACTTTTTTTATCAATCACCTTGCCACTCCTGTTCTCAATTATAAGTGCCCAATTCAGAAACTCTTTGGCCTCACTCCTAACTATCAATTTTTAAAGGATTTTGGTTGCGCTTGCTACTCTTACCTTCGACCATACAACTCAAATAAGCTTCAATTACGGTAAGCTAAGTGTGTGTTTATAGGATATAGTCCAAGTCATAAAGGCTACTTGTGCCTCCTTACCTCCGGTCGTGTGTATGTTGCTAGTATTGTATTCTTTGATGAAACAAATTTTCCTTTTGAAAAAGGCTTTACTTATGCCACTACACACACGGATACAACCTTGCTTTCTAGTCAATATCCTCAATGGTTACCCTATGTTCCAAATGTGGCTTCAGAACATGTTAATGGAGCAGTGATCAATGATCCAGTAAATTGCTCTTcttcccaacaagaaaactcttCCTCGAGCCTACAAGTCCCTCAAAGAAACAACACACCATGTTTCAACAGCCCAAACAATTCTGGCTCTACTTTGTCTTCATCCACTATACCTCCACATACAAGCCTACCTTTATCGCCTATACAATCATCATCTCAGACCCAAAATCAAGTCTCTCAAACCCCAACACGCCATCTATACCAAAGACCACTCAGCCCTCACACCCCATGATCACTAGAGCCAAAGCAGGTATCTATAAGCCTAGAGTCTTTCACTCCTTTTCTCCTTTACCATCAGATTTAATGACTGAGCTAAAACCTGTGAGTGTTGTTCAAGCCCTAAAAATTCCTCCATGGAAAGCAGCTATGGATGCCGAGTACTCAGCCCTCATGAAGAACAAAACTTGATCCCTTGTTCCCCGAACTTCAAAAATGAGTGTTGTTGATAACAATGTGTTTCGCGTCAAAAAGAATCCGGATGGGATAGTACAACGTTACAAGGCACGCCTCGTGGCTAAGGGGTTCCAAAAAAACTCGGAGTTGATTTCTTTGAGACTTTTAGTCCTGTTGTAAAGAGTTCGACCATTCGCGTTATACTTGCGCTGGCTGCCTCCAATAATTGGGACATTCAACAAGTAGATATTGATAATGCATTCCTTAATGGAACACTCTCAGAAACTATGTACATGTCATTCTGTGTCAGACTCTTCCTTGTTCTACTACAGAAGAGCAGGAGATGAACTCTATCTCTtagtctatgttgatgatatattactcacTGGCAGCATGACAACAATGTGCAAGGGATCATTGATTAGTTACAGAAATTCTTCTCTTTGAAAACACTTAGCTCCATGAATTACTTTCTTGGTTTCGAAATCACTCGGGAGCATATGGTATTCACCTCTCTCAAGGGAAGTACACGATTGATTTACTTAAGAAAACTAATATGCTGCACTGTAAGTCGAGTCCCACTCCTGTCTCTCAAGGTGATAAACTGAGCATTAGCGACAATGAGCTTTTCGATCAGCCTACTTTCTTCCGAAGTGTCATGGGAGGCTTACAATACTTAACTCTTAGTTGACCCGACATTGCCTTCAATGTTAATAAGCTAAGCCAATTTATGCACAATCCTACTCAACATCATTGGACTGTTTGTAAAAGGCTGTTGCGATATCTAAGGGGTACAATTGAGCAGGGTCTCATCTTCAAACCTTCAAGAAATTGGACTGTTGAATGCTTCAGTGATGTTGATTGTGTTGGTTCTATTGATGACAGAAAATCAACCACAGTCTACTGTGTTTATTTGGGAGGAAATCTTATTACTTGGTGTTCAAAGAAGCAAAAAGCTGTAGCAAAATCCTCAACAGAAGCAGAGTATTGAGCACTCTCTCAGACTGCCACAAAAGTAGCTTGGCTTAATTCTCTATTAAAAAAACTTGGTCTCAAACATCAGATTCTTACTGTCATTTGGTGTGACAATGCTGGTGCAAAACAGCTCTCCTCCAATCCGGTTTTTCACAGCAGAACAAAACACATTGAGGTTGACGTACACTACATCAGAGATCTGATCAAGAAAGGATTAATTGAAGTCAGACATATTCCCACATCAGAACAAACTGCTGATGTATTCACCAAGGCTGTTTCAATCAGTCAGTTTGATTATTTAAAGAACAAGCTTGCCGTAGTGTCTCAACCACAATCAAGCTTGAGGGAGCATGTTAAAATGAAAGAATAGCACCAGATTATTTTCCCACTGTATTAGTTGTAATAGAGCCTTCTAGATCAAACATACCCCACATTTTGTGGGATTCCACCCTTTGAGGAGCCAATCAGATTGCTAGGGAATATTTCTTGTTACAGCAATTATACCTTTTTTGTACTATATATACTCCTCTCTAATCATTGTACATTAATGTGGAATTATTACACTGTGTATTGAAAAGGCATTTCTCTgtttttttcctttttgtttttgatctttgtttttttattttcgaAATCCCGGTTTTCCCATTTTCTTGGTTttaaaaagtaacattttggttacttaaaatgttaataagttactaattagttacttttttcacCGTTTCTTATATTGCTTTTttcaactttttttattttttttttcatggtaCCGGGCCCTTCTCTCTCCTTCTccactaaatttttttttattattaatttcttacattctctcttatctttaatttaaaaaatattttccaGCCACATCGCTAGTCAGTTGGGCTCAAAAGTGGTACCATCGTGACCTACTCTTCAAGGtaatcattttgatatgtgggaagcatATGTTTTTTGGCCGTCGCCAAAGAAGATGAGCAGAATAAAAAAGTAaccttttagtttcttttttatattgtgttgacaaaaaagtaactaaattttaaactttaTCAAAATTTCATATACTagaatttgtattcttattttacatttaaaagatactatattgtattataaacaacttaaatttatttaaaagtattccaagtaacttttttaaaatagattctttaggatattgtttggtaacttttaaatagaatataaaaaaaattagtgtatagtatactaaaagtaacttttaataataagctatataataatttgttaaattttattgtaacttattagtttctaaaaaataactaatcagcAACGTAAAAACATTTTAAGTAATAAGACACCATAATATAACTTCAAAATGATTAATCAGTGTCTTAAGataaaaaagttttaaaaaataagtatcggaggtaaccaaaatgtatataaaataatatgctataaaaataaattatttcatgaaaaaagtaactaattggtaacttattaactttttaagtaaccaaaattttacttttttaaaTATAGAAAAACGGGAAAACCAGGATTTGATAAAAGTTTCAAATTCAggtatattacttttagaatcTGGTATTTTTTGATGAAGTGGcactgtatttttgtaaataaaattttataggtgatttttgtaattaaattataaaaaacaatAAGGAATGCAAATTTctcatcattttattcatatctgattttttttaagcCTAGTTGTAACCAATTACGATAACGATCATTTGAGATTTTTTTCGTTTAgatctgattttgttttcacacccgactaagtaaccaggtaccatgacaattttttttagatatatttttttccttcaaaCCTAGATGTAATCAATTACGATTATGATcaatttatattttttgtttggATCCTATTTTTTTTCTAGGTCTGGTTAAGTAACCGGTTACCATTGCTAatgcttttttttgttttttattctgATTTCAAAACCTAACAGTAACTAGTTACATtcacgatcaatttagtttattttttaatatcAATTTTTTTCCTAAATCTcattaagtaaccagttacaattcagttgGTATTTTTTATAATGATATATTACTAAaagaatcaaaattatttttatacttgtaaccagttaccactacaacacttaacaaataaaactcattttgatagtggtaaccaaTAATCGCACATCTCTACAAAAAATTGATTGTGACATACGATTACtactacataaaaaaaaattaaaattgttttaataatGGTAACTAGTTGCAGCGGTCAAAATGTTGAAGAAGATACAAaatggaagaaaagaagaagaagaaataggaCTATAAAGCATGGTGAGGAAAGTctcaatttttttcaaaaaataatgtaagaaaatattttataaaatattaataataaaaaatattacaaatagattaaaattatgaaaataacctcaaaacatattaaaactaACTACTAAAATAGTATATTAATAAAATATGGTAcacaaataaaatattacaaatacatgggaaaaaactcccataaaaatgtaaaaaaaaatgctataaggaacttaagaaaaaaaaaactagtgtaATTTCCGTAAATGTTTTACTAAACTGATCTGGTTTAATAACAGGGCCTAGCTAGCAGCAAAGTGCATCACCTTAGCCTACGGCCCACTTGTGTTAGGATATTGCATTAGTCATTTACTCGTTTTCAAAAGCCCAAATTAAACAAATGGGCCTAAGTTGCTGAACCCGGGTATTCTGTAGGCCTTTTCCTCTATAAATACACCTCTTCGAGACCTCTCCCAATTCTTACTCCTTAAACCCTAAATTACTCGCATTAAAAACCCTAGCCTCGCTTCTCAAGCCCTGCCTCGACACCCAAAATGGTTATACATCTTTCTCTCCCTCTTCCTTTGTTCATATAAAAGAATCATTGacttttattcaatttttttttattatggttTTGGTTTGGATTTTGCAGCCAGGAGAAGAAGTGAACCCTAAGGCCTATCCTTTGGCTGATTCCCAACTCAGCATTACCATATTGGACCTTGTTCAACAGGCTGCAAATTACAAGCAGCTGAAGAAGGGTGCTAATGAAGGTTCTTTAATGCCCAGatgcttattttttattttatttttctctatATGTATTTCTTTTGGCTTTTATGTTTTTGTGTTTTTAGCTGGATTTGTAATATTGAGTATTAGCCCTGTTTTAATTTCTGCttttttttcaaagaaaattTGATAGGCACTTTAGATATCATACTTTCTACCCCTCTTCTCTGTTGTATATTAATTGATAATATCTCTAAAACAAAGTtgcatattaaatttaatttatagtcattttatataatttattaatcaaTGAAACATATTTCTGGGATTTCAGCTACTAAGACTCTGAATAGGGGTATTTCCGAGTTTGTGGTAATGGCGGCGGACACTGAGCCACTTGAGATTCTTCTGCATCTTCCTCTCTTGGCTGAAGATAAGGTAATCCTTTAATATTTATATCTCTACGTATAATTGCATTCTATTGTGTATAAATACATTTTCTTATATTATTATTGCATATGCCATTTGCCTTTTAGCTGTGTAAGTGTTTACTGTTATGAAATCTGTGTAAGTGTTTACTGTTATGAAATCGATTCTAGTTTCTTTTGTTTTCCTGGTGTTCTTATGGTTTATAAACGTTGTGATCTCCTTCCTCTTAAAATAAATAGATGTTGTGATCTGTGTTTCTAAATTTTTAGTTTTGCTATTTAAACTAATGTGTTTGTTTGAAGTGTTTTTGCAATCATGTTTAATAAGATCTAAGATTCTCTTGTGTTGTCTTCGGTTGACATATATTAGATTTATATTTTACTTGAAGTTGGAATTTAAGGTGGATGTTCTAACTAGTCTACTGGATTTTTCAGAATGTCCCATATGTTTTTGTTCCATCAAAGCAAGCACTTGGCCGAGCTTGTGGTGTCACAAGACCCGTCATCGCCTGCTCTGTGACAACTAACGAGGGAAGCCAATTGAAATCCCAAATACAACAACTCAAGGTGATCTTCCTTTTTGATTTCTTGTTGTCTGACTCGTGGTCCGATCTCCTGAGCAGTTTTCATTTTCAAGTAGTGTTGGATCTGTTTACTTGTCTGTGGAGCTTTTTACTTGCTGGATTCTTAGTTGTTGTGTTTGTATATGCAGGATGCCATTGAGAAGCTCCTGATCTAAATGAAGATGGATGCTATATTCGGTGTGATGGGCCTCTTCGGTCATAATAGTCGCAACTCTAGAGGCTTTGACTGATGAACTTGTGCTATTATTAGAAAGGATATTTTCTTTGTTGAATTATGAGAATTTTTATTTGTGTGCATTGCGAGAAAGAATACTCAACAAGATATATTTGCATGAGTCCCTAAAAGTTAAATGTTTCTTGATTAATGTGATTTGTTTTCTTAGTTAGTTGCTTTTTGAAACATTTTAAGATTGCCATTCAAAACTCCTTGTTAATTTGCTTTAGAAATCCCTTTATTATCGTAAAATTCAATATGATGTATGTATCAATCCTAATAATACGAGTGGGTGGCTCTCTAGGTAGGATTGTTAACGTAACCTGTTGTAAAAATGATTAAATAACAGTTCATAAAACGTTTAATAAGtaagttatttttataatcaaaatttaattattgattttatttttaagtatGTAATATTTTAACACTTCTAAAAACAAACAATATATCATTTTGGTCATTTATGTTGTGCAAATATTACTGTTGGATCTCTTATTTTTTgaaatagaacaaaataatattttgaagtcaattttaattaaaattacaaaaatctaGATTAAAACCTAAATCTAAAATTAATCCTAACTTTTTTCAAACAGACAttcgaaaacaaaacaaaaccaaTACCTTTTTCATCGCAGAACAAAAGACCAAGAAATTTATAAACAAAATTGCAACATCAACGTCTAAAATCAATTTGTAATGAATTAACCATTGCATTGGATCTTTACAAATTGATTCAAACCAAACCCACTCATATAAAACCACCACTCATAAAACCAATCCCCAAATTTATTCAAGAGCTTGATCAtcccatgaaaaaaaaaaaaaactaccgaAGCTCatgaacaaaataaaaatcacaaCATCAACAATTTGTCTAAAATCGATCAATCATTGTAATAGTTCTTTTCAAATCAATTTAGACCAAAGCCACTCACTATTTCTAAAATCTTTGCTTTTCTTGACTAGAATTCAATTTCTCTGTGCTAAAATTCTT
The Humulus lupulus chromosome 6, drHumLupu1.1, whole genome shotgun sequence DNA segment above includes these coding regions:
- the LOC133782693 gene encoding uncharacterized protein LOC133782693, yielding MPGEEVNPKAYPLADSQLSITILDLVQQAANYKQLKKGANEATKTLNRGISEFVVMAADTEPLEILLHLPLLAEDKNVPYVFVPSKQALGRACGVTRPVIACSVTTNEGSQLKSQIQQLKDAIEKLLI